One window of Microtus pennsylvanicus isolate mMicPen1 chromosome X, mMicPen1.hap1, whole genome shotgun sequence genomic DNA carries:
- the LOC142840392 gene encoding diphthamide biosynthesis protein 3-like — MAVFHDEVEIEDFQYGKDSETYFYPCPCGDFSITKEELESGEDVTTCPSCSLIIEVIYDNSKFMCGETVPASSTNQELNAEEALRNPNPEQQEMSPGGWIRC; from the coding sequence ATGGCGGTGTTTCATGATGAGGTGGAGATCGAGGACTTTCAATATGGCAAGGACTCAGAGACTTATTTCTACCCCTGTCCCTGTGGGGACTTCTCAATCACCAAGGAAGAGTTGGAGAGTGGAGAAGACGTGACAACGTGTCCTAGCTGCTCTCTCATTATAGAAGTGATTTATGATAACAGTAAGTTTATGTGTGGAGAAACAGTCCCAGCATCTTCAACCAACCAAGAGTTAAATGCTGAAGAAGCCCTCAGGAACCCAAATCCTGAGCAGCAGGAAATGAGCCCAGGTGGATGGATCAGGTGTTGA